Proteins co-encoded in one Acanthopagrus latus isolate v.2019 chromosome 10, fAcaLat1.1, whole genome shotgun sequence genomic window:
- the frem1a gene encoding FRAS1-related extracellular matrix protein 1a isoform X1, translating into MGSRGQTLPWTLFPVLLLAMTYSSHCSLVKVNKGLKVKRGQSTYLQEGDLQFHIPRQKDACKVEVVLNEPITQRVGKLLPQVFDCHYLADEVKYVHNGCPLLKEDAVKLRLYRFTETETHMEVFSLHVDIMEPECSIIKLGPKFLEVPEFYSLSDVVDGNVVSFHYERRSSLECSIHLSGHDTHLPAHGQLVTGEPERAMKRGDEPESFIHLRQQLDNKARAMCKSEDCLKGLKLPKFTKIPCDDFLMMGLRYQHIDPPSPDVDYIAIRLDLKDTRSGSIYQSEQAWIPVRIAGAMPNQPPKPSFMSMFILEVDQFILTPLSTATLDAEDEETLKQLLVFNITKPPADGFITHLSDHTRPVFSFTWLDLNDMLIGYQPPNSSHSQRRTYQVEFEVHDFFFEKSQSMTVHVSVRNADTNAPRVSWNMGLSLLEGQSRPIMWEQLQLVDNDNLNAVRIITVDGLQHGRLTVRGGKGFMFTVNDIKAGVVRYHHDDSDSTKDFIIFRITDGHHQTRHKFPIKILPKDDSPPFLITNMLLEVSEGQMALLRGSILQASDMDSSDDYILFNITRPPQAGEVMKIPGPGLTGYPVRHFLQKDLSQSMIYYRHLGNEVFDDSFEVVLSDFHDPPNLSETQVLMVHIEPVPDQPPKEVPGSTRCLVIKETEVLHITRQHLHFVDQESPDSELTYTVTTPPFYNGPHSSPDAGRLFLVDSIPKFTKDSNAPVLRLFTQHAVNFMKVAFMPPIMDIGPYPQYIQMILSVTNHLGKTVPGICFNITVVPVDNQPPQVITNPLAVDEGGECWLGPEHLLLSDVDSMEQVIQVELQRDPRHGALQLGGLPLKPGQVFTMQDLKSLKVRYSHDGSETVEDNIEFTATDGTNSVSFVLQVKVKPVNDEVPVLAPGLKPVLSCEEGQEIVITAEFIYATDADSDNSTLTFLIARQPYHGVVLRSGVIVDRFIQADITAGIIAYKHTGLEIGLTPRRDTITFVISDGDTEKSAACCDGGNPGRTRGTAQHSLPVYDLRITVFPVDSQPPSLITGDIFTVDEGGTAPITASHLKASDVDTVLDELVISLISPPQFGYIENVLPSPGFEKSNTGISIASFSYRDIIDGHVNYVQSRHQRMEPTADQFMLCVSDGKHSSAHVPFYIIINPTNDEIPEFVARNITVREGETKQLDSSVLHAMDLDVPKNILRFSVVKAPQHGSIVNRGSEKPPGRRREAGARSPVVDFTMADLTNGMDLMYMHDDSENTEDSFTIQLTDGRHRLHRQVAVEVVPVNDEEPRVIRNNGLEVEPGEARLISSVALFAQDSDTPSSEVMYILESVPTQGILQLKEGQDWVTLTAGRNCTQERVDMNLLRYVHTGVHGAKTQDFFVFHLLDGENRSPPQHFHISVKDLEKGNIAIFVRPVNVSRGDRVVLTTDVLLATDHTDKPEELLYVVTNPPPHGHIEYIKHPGLAISTFSQMDIAANLVAYVHDNSASTPTETFQFVVSNGKTSRNGSFVITVEMVDRVLPSLSSNKGLSVPQGSSMILGPDCLAMSDPDTPPSALTFVLLQPPQYGRLLLGGATLTAGSNFTQRNIQELEVTYKHDAGPSQIDRFAFTGSDSTGQGFLVDGRLHTAPVFFTIQIKPLDKSSPEVVKLVPLWKAELLGDGRYGIFLSSRELKAQDSDSRDDELMFCIVRQPYFGYLENMTTGAFVPQRFFQTELNKRTVVYVINPDRESLSDSLEFTVSDPLGNTGPSHILEFSWSSVELSQPEYSVCEEQGTVSLDVIRRGNLAESSYITVKVKEVTATIGKDFLISPSSLIQFDPGVSKRSWHAEIIQDHLEEAEETFEVLLVSPEGTVISSIHTAQVIIRESAGQAGGRGACQLNHDREPPLLGGKEIRSDGYPQHGSIQLEKLPLGTDSVIWSRGDSVSRPAPKKKLRVRGNPKSIAPSSVFHNGTDIVYTYHGIMQMQVEDDTSPSRKGRKANIRVVSRGAQQQASGVLTGSKSDHRRKNLKPPKGSQAKGHATADNTMPKPCVPELIGLLHFNQTTNQLFHCNGVSWKPWAPTDQMVGAQMCPQGWTFHNGRCYTLSTEHKVTWSTANRACRERYKGTLVSVLSQVDMDWLWDFSGRKPFWIGLNDREGQGRWEWAGGEPVSYTNWRKTPPRSKMKGNKKCVLVWRRAKWQIRDCKTSRGHRFVCSVKT; encoded by the exons ATGGGTTCACGGGGTCAAACACTACCCTGGACCTTGTTTCCAGTGCTTCTGCTGGCAATGACCTATTCATCACACTGTTCCCTTGTGAAAGTCAATAAGGGTTTAAAGGTGAAACGAGGTCAGTCGACCTACCTCCAGGAGGGTGACCTGCAGTTCCATATTCCCCGTCAGAAGGATGCATgcaaggtggaggtggtgttAAATGAGCCCATCACTCAGCGAGTGGGAAAACTCCTGCCTCAG GTATTTGACTGCCACTATCTGGCTGATGAGGTGAAGTACGTCCACAACGGCTGTCCGTTGTTAAAGGAGGACGCTGTCAAGCTCCGACTGTACAG gttcacagagacagagacacacatggaGGTGTTTTCTCTCCACGTGGACATTATGGaacctgaatgcagcatcaTAAAGCTGGGGCCCAAATTCCTGGAGGTCCCTGAGTTCTACAGCCTCTCTGATGTCGTGGATGGTAATGTGGTGTCCTTCCACTATGAGAGGAGGTCTAGCCTGGAGTGTAGCATCCATCTGAGCGGCCATGACACCCACCTGCCAGCCCACGGCCAGCTGGTCACCGGAGAGCCAGAGAGAGCCATGAAGAGAGGGGATGAGCCAGAGAGCTTCATCCACTTACGTCAGCAGCTAG ATAATAAAGCCAGAGCGATGTGTAAATCCGAGGACTGCCTGAAGGGTCTGAAACTGCCTAAGTTTACCAAAATTCCCTGTGACGACTTCCTAATGATGGGGCTGAGATACCAGCACATAGACCCTCCATCGCCAGACGTGGACTACATCGCAATCAGACTGGACCTTAAGGACACCAGGAGTGGCAGCATATATCAG TCCGAGCAGGCCTGGATTCCAGTGCGGATCGCCGGTGCAATGCCCAACCAGCCTCCCAAACCGTCCTTCATGTCCATGTTCATCCTGGAGGTGGACCAGTTCATCCTAACGCCGCTGTCCACTGCTACACTAGACGCCGAGGACGAGGAAACTCTCAAACAGCTTTTGGTTTTCAACATCACCAAACCCCCTGCAGACGGCTTCATCACCCATCTGTCCGACCACACTCGCCCGGTCTTCTCCTTTACCTGGCTCGATCTCAATGACATGCTCATTGGGTATCAACCTCCGAACTCCTCACATAGCCAGCGCCGAACTTACCAG GTGGAATTTGAGGTTCATGATTTTTTCTTCGAGAAGAGCCAATCAATGACTGTTCATGTGTCTGTAAGGAATGCAGATACAAATGCACCTAGAGTGTCTTGGAACATGG GTCTCAGTCTGTTAGAGGGTCAGTCTCGGCCGATCATGTGGGAGCAGCTCCAGCTTGTGGACAACGACAACCTGAATGCCGTTCGTATCATCACTGTGGACGGCCTGCAGCACGGACGGCTCACTGTCAGAG GTGGAAAGGGCTTCATGTTCACTGTCAATGACATCAAGGCAGGCGTGGTCCGCTATCACCACGACGACAGCGACTCCACCAAAGACTTCATCATCTTCCGGATCACCGACGGCCACCATCAGACCCGACACAAGTTCCCCATCAAGATCCTGCCGAAGGACGACAGCCCTCCGTTCCTCATCACCAACATGCTGCTGGAAGTGTCAGAGGGACAGATGGCTCTACTGAGAGGCTCGATCCTCCAGGCCTCGGACATGGACTCCAGCGACGACTACATCCTCTTTAACATCACCCGCCCCCCACAGGCAGGAGAGGTCATGAAAATCCCAGGACCGGGGCTCACAG GTTATCCTGTCAGACACTTTCTGCAGAAAGACCTGTCCCAGTCCATGATTTACTATCGACACCTCGGGAATGAGGTGTTTGATGACTCCTTTGAGGTGGTGCTGTCGGATTTCCACGACCCGCCCAACCTGTCCGAGACTCAA GTGTTGATGGTTCACATAGAGCCTGTTCCAGACCAACCGCCTAAAGAGGTCCCTGGGTCCACCCGATGTCTTGTGATCAAAGAAACCGAAGTGCTCCATATAACACGACAACATCTTCACTTTGTAGACCAGGAGTCTCCAGACAGTGAGCTCACATACACAGTCACCACTCCACCTTTCTACAATGGTCCTCATAG CAGTCCTGATGCTGGGAGGTTGTTCTTGGTAGACAGCATACCCAAATTCACCAAAGACTCCAATGCGCCAGTTCTGAGGCTCTTCACGCAG CATGCAGTGAACTTCATGAAAGTTGCCTTCATGCCTCCCATCATGGACATCGGCCCTTACCCCCAGTACATCCAAATGATTCTCTCTGTAACCAACCACCTGGGCAAAACAGTCCCTGGCATCTGCTTTAACATCACCGTGGTGCCAGTAGACAACCAGCCACCACAG GTCATTACCAACCCTCTGGCTGTAGATGAGGGAGGGGAATGCTGGCTCGGCCCGGAGCACCTGCTGCTGTCGGACGTGGACTCCATGGAACAAGTCATCCAGGTGGAGCTTCAGAGGGACCCGCGACACGGAGCTCTGCAGCTTGGCGGCCTCCCGCTAAAACCAGGACAAGTTTTCACCATGCAAGACCTGAAAAGCCTTAAAGTTAG GTACAGTCACGACGGCTCAGAAACTGTAGAGGACAATATTGAATTCACCGCAACAGATGGCACCAATTCGGTCAGTTTTGTCCTGCAAGTGAAG GTGAAACCCGTCAATGACGAGGTCCCGGTGTTGGCTCCTGGCTTGAAGCCGGTCCTCAGCTGTGAGGAGGGACAGGAAATAGTCATCACAGCAGAGTTTATCTACGCCACAGACGCGGACAGTGACAACAGCACCCTCACCTTCCTGATCGCCCGGCAGCCGTATCATGGTGTGGTTCTCCGGAGCGGTGTCATCGTCGATCGCTTCATCCAGGCCGACATCACTGCAGGGATCATTgcctacaaacacacag GGCTGGAGATCGGACTCACTCCTCGCCGTGACACCATCACCTTTGTTATTTCTGACGGAGACACAGAAAAGTCTGCTGCATGCTGCGATGGAGGAAACCCCGGCAGGACCAGAGGCACTGCTCAGCACAGCCTGCCCGTGTATGACCTCCGCATCACGGTGTTCCCAGTCGACAGCCAGCCACCCTCACTCATAACAG GAGACATCTTCACGGTGGATGAGGGTGGGACCGCCCCGATTACTGCGTCTCACCTGAAGGCCTCTGATGTGGACACGGTCCTGGACGAGCTGGTGATCAGTCTGATTTCTCCGCCACAGTTTGGCTACATTGAAAATGTCCTGCCCAGTCCCGGCTTTGAGAAAAGCAACACGGGCATAAGCATAG CCTCCTTTTCATACAGAGACATCATCGATGGCCACGTGAACTACGTCCAGTCCAGACACCAGAGGATGGAGCCCACCGCCGATCAGTTCATGCTCTGCGTATCAGACGGCAAACACAGCTCTGCCCATGTCCCCTTCTACATTATCATTAACCCGACTAACGATGAGATCCCAGAGTTTGTGGCTCGCAACATCACA GTCCGAGAGGGAGAAACGAAGCAGCTGGACTCGTCCGTGTTACACGCCATGGATCTGGATGTGCCCAAGAACATCCTGCGCTTCAGCGTGGTCAAAGCCCCGCAGCACGGCAGCATCGTCAACCGCGGCAGCGAGAAGCCGCCCGGCAGGAGACGGGAGGCCGGTGCTCGGTCCCCAGTGGTCGACTTCACAATGGCTGATCTTACAAACG GTATGGATCTGATGTACATGCACGATGACTCGGAGAACACGGAGGACAGTTTCACCATCCAGCTGACGGACGGCAGGCACCGCCTCCACAGACAAGTGGCGGTCGAAGTGGTGCCGGTGAACGACGAGGAGCCTCGTGTCATCAG GAACAATGGGCTGGAGGTGGAGCCAGGAGAGGCCAGGCTTATATCAAGTGTCGCACTGTTTGCACAGGACAGTGACACTCCTTCTTCCGAGGTCATGTACATATTGGAGAGCGTTCCTACACAGGGGATACTTCAGCTGAAG GAGGGTCAGGACTGGGTGACACTGACAGCGGGGAGAAACTGCACGCAGGAGAGGGTGGACATGAACCTTCTGCGCTACGTGCACACAGGCGTGCACGGTGCCAAAACGCAGGACTTCTTTGTGTTCCACTTGTTGGACGGAGAGAATCGATCCCCGCCGCAGCACTTCCACATCTCGGTCAAAGACCTAGAGAAAG GAAATATCGCCATCTTTGTGAGGCCGGTGAACGTCAGCCGAGGGGACCGCGTGGTTCTCACCACAGACGTGCTGTTAGCCACGGACCATACGGACAAGCCCGAGGAGCTGCTGTATGTCGTCACCAACCCTCCTCCTCATGGGCACATAGAGTACATCAAACACCCTGGACTGGCCATCTCCACCTTCAGCCAGATGGACATTGCCGCCAACCTTGTGGCTTACGTGCACGACAACAGTGCCAGCACACCCACGGAAACCTTTCA GTTTGTTGTCAGTAATGGTAAGACCAGCCGAAATGGCAGCTTTGTGATCACGGTGGAGATGGTGGATCGCGTCCTGCCATCCCTGTCCTCCAACAAGGGCCTCTCAGTGCCACAGGGCTCTTCCATGATCCTGGGTCCAGACTGCCTGGCCATGTCTGACCCTGACACTCCACCCAGTGCCCTCACCTTCGTCCTCCTGCAGCCCCCACAGTATGGCAGGCTGCTTTTAGGTGGGGCCACGCTAACTGCTGGCTCAAACTTCACCCAGAGGAACATCCAGGAGCTGGAGGTGACGTATAAACACGATGCAGGGCCATCACAGATCGACCGGTTCGCCTTCACTGGCTCTGACAGCACCGGTCAGGGTTTCCTGGTGGACGGGCGCTTGCATACGGCACCTGTGTTCTTCACAATCCAG ATCAAGCCTTTGGATAAATCCTCTCCTGAGGTTGTGAAGCTGGTTCCTCTCTGGAAAGCTGAGCTTTTAGGCGACGGACGGTATGGAATCTTCCTGTCGTCTCGGGAGCTCAAGGCCCAGGACAGCGACAGCAGAGATGATGAGCTGATGTTCTGCATCGTTCGCCAGCCTTACTTCGGCTACCTGGAGAACATGACAACAG GTGCTTTTGTACCGCAGCGCTTCTTTCAGACGGAGCTGAACAAGAGAACTGTTGTCTACGTCATCAACCCGGACAGGGAGTCTCTGTCAGACAGCCTGGAGTTCACAGTGTCTGATCCTTTAGGGAACACCGGGCCCTCCCACAT ACTTGAGTTCAGCTGGTCCAGCGTGGAGCTGTCTCAGCCTGAGTactctgtgtgtgaggagcAGGGGACTGTCTCGCTGGACGTCATCAGGAGAGGAAACCTGGCAGAGTCATCGTACATCACTGTAAAG GTGAAGGAGGTGACTGCGACGATTGGAAAAGATTTCCTCATAAGCCCGTCTTCCCTCATTCAGTTTGATCCAG gagtgtcAAAGAGGAGCTGGCACGCTGAGATCATTCAGGATCACCTTGAGGAGGCCGAGGAGACGTTCGAAGTGCTGCTGGTGTCCCCCGAGGGCACGGTGATCAGCAGCATCCACACGGCTCAGGTCATCATCAGAGAGTCCGCGGGTCAAGCGGGAGGGAGag GAGCGTGCCAGCTGAACCACGATCGAGAGCCTCCTCTTCTTGGAGGAAAAGAGATCCGCTCAGACGGGTACCCCCAGCACGGATCCATCCAGCTTGAGAAACTGCCCCTCGGCACTGATTCAGTCATCTGGTCCCGCGGAGACAGCGTCTCCAGACCTGCCCCGAAGAAGAAACTCAGAGTGAGGGGCAATCCAAAGTCG attgcACCTTCATCAGTTTTTCACAATGGGACAGACATCGTTTACACG TACCACGGGATCATGCAGATGCAAGTAGAGGACGACACCTCCCCATCGAGGAAGGGCAGAAAGGCAAACATCCGTGTGGTGAGCAGGGGAGCACAGCAGCAGGCGTCAGGAGTGCTCACTGGGTCCAAGTCAGATCATCGAAGGAAGAACTTGAAACCTCCAAAAGGATCACAAGCTAAAGGACAT GCCACAGCTGATAACACCATGCCAAAGCCCTGTGTGCCAGAACTGATTGGCCTCCTGCATTTCAACCAGACCACCAATCAGCTCTTTCACTGCAACGGCGTGTCCTGGAAACCCTGGGCACCAACTGATCAG ATGGTGGGTGCGCAGATGTGTCCCCAGGGCTGGACCTTTCACAATGGCCGCTGTTACACCCTCAGCACCGAGCACAAAGTGACATGGAGCACAGCTAACAGGGCCTGCAGGGAGAG ATATAAAGGCACGCTTGTGAGTGTTCTGTCTCAAGTCGACATGGACTGGCTGTGGGACTTTAGTGGAAGAAAACCATTTTGGATAG GCCTAAACGACAGAGAGGGCCAAGGCCGTTGGGAGTGGGCAGGTGGAGAGCCCGTCAGCTACACTAACTGGAGAAAGACGCCCCCTCGCTCCAAAATGAAGGGGAACAAAAAGTGTGTTCTGGTGTGGAGGAGGGCAAAGTGGCAAATCAGAGACTGCAAGACGAGCAGAGGTCATCGCTTTGTGTGTTCAGTTAAGACTTGA